The nucleotide window GGGCTGGCACAGCCTCTGCTTTGTGTCCCTCCAGCCGCCACCATCCATCAGGGGACAAcctgacagcagcacagccctcagaCCCCACACCTCCCAGtaccccacagccccccacacctcccactcacccacagcacagccctcagccccccacacctcccactcacccacagcacagccccacagccccccatACCTCCCAGTaccccacagcacagccctcagccccccacacctcccactcacccacagcacagccccacagccccccacacctcccagtaccccacagcacagccccacaaccccccacacctcccactcacccacagcacagcccacaGCCACTGTGGGCACCCCTGGGATCCCTGAAATGCCACCCCATGtgcctgtcccctgtccccatggggtgCTCAGGGGGTGTGGGAGCCCCTCTGCTCACCCAGACACCCACTTGCCTGGGGGGTGTTGTTACCCCTGATTTCACATCCAACAGGATGAACCCTCTGAACCCAGGGACCCCAGagtccccagtgtcccccacAGCATCCAGGATTGGGGTCACATCAGCCCAGTGTACCTAACagaggggcagagcagggccagGTGGGCACAGAACCATCCCAGCCCCATAGGGACCCATTCCAGGGTGAGACCCCCCCAGAGTTGGTGGGGCTGCCATCCAAGTGTGGGGTCTCTCTTCCTCAGTGCCCATCCAGgtccctttttccccctgtccccatgggctGCTGCCCCTGGCTCAGCTGCAGGGACACGGTGGCCTTGGTGGCCATCAGGGCTGGCTCCACTCGTGTCCTGGCCAGGGAAAGGTCCTGGTGCTGGCCCCTGTCTGCTTCTCTTTTATGGGGTGCTAAatgctctgagcaccctccTGCAGGTGCTGGCTGTGTCACCACCTCATCCTCCAGACCCCCCCTGGCCATTACAACAATTCCCAGGTTTGTGGTGGAGCAGGGGAGCTCCTGGGGGCTCCTGGGGGGAGGGGCTGCAGGTGATGATGTGAAGTTGGTGTAAAGACCTTGGGCTCTGGGGGTTGTAACAGCTCCGTGCCTGGTACCCACTGCTCTGCACCCTCTCAGGGACAAATCCTGCATTTTCTCACCCATTTTGGGGCTTTCAGCTATCGCAGGAGTGAGCTggtgctctgattttttttttcccctttcttgttTTGAGGCTTTGATTGAtcctggggagctgaggggctctgcCAAGGGTGAAGCTTGAGGCTCTGGgtcctgcttttcctcttgcagaaTTTTATAGGTGCTCAGACCATGGGGACAGCAAATCCCCAGGGCTGAGAGCCCAGGAGGGCTGAAATCAGGGGCAGGAGGTGTTCTAAGGCTCCTGGCCCCAAGGAAATCACTGTGAAGAGAGAAGAGCATTGTGATGGGCTCCAAATATTCTCAGAATCAATCCCAAGCCATCCAGGGTGGTGAATGTGGGTGTTGGGAATGTGCTGTGGTGAGGCCTCCCCAGGGAGGGGGATTTGGGGTAGGAAAATCCCGTCAGGGTTGGCCCTGCTCTTTGCTGACATTCTTTCCACTGACCAATCCCTCAGCTGGAATCTGGCCTGGAGCAGGAATaggaggagatgggagatgGTTTGTGACATtcccaatggaaaaaaaagaataaataatccCCTCTGAATTAAAGACAAGGCTGGAGATCCATGGCCAAGTGGTTGGAGTtggcagggaagggctggggatggGTTAAAACTCACCCAGGCTGCTCATGcagtggctgtggctgtgcctcagtttccccactggGAAGGTGGGACCAAAGTATTGTtgctgggagaggggtgggCGGGATGGGGTTGGGGCTTTGGGTACCCTCCTGGGGTGATGGGGgatccagcccagctcagcacctctgccaggGGACAAGAATCTGAGGGAGGAGGTGacagtttggttttgtgcatGGGAGGAACCAGGAACATGGAGTTTGCACCGAAAATGCTGCTCTGGGATAAGGAACTCACCCAAGGACCTTGGGAAGTCTGTGgtggaggaaaggctgagccTGATGCagtcctgcctgctcctgcctgctgtgtTCCTTagggcagcagagcacaggatgGGTGCTCCCTGCCTTAGGATGTCCCTCCTAGGGCTGGATTTCTGAGCCTCTCCACGgttccagcaggagcaggagcagagggatcACAGCCCTTCTGCTGTGATGAGGCCGTGGGAGATGTGGGGGGTGAGCAGGAGTGATGTGGGGCAGAGGTGGGAAAGGTTGAGAAGCTGAGAGAGGTTgttgagtctggagaagagaagagaaggttctggggagacctgagagcaccttccagtgcctgcaggggctccaggaaagctgggggagggctttggacatgggggagtagggagaggacaagaggaaatggtttccaactgggagaggggagattgaggttggagatgaggaagaaattctttgttgtgagggtgctgagccccaggctgcccccagaagctgtggctgccccatccctggcagtgttgaaggttggatggggcttggagcaccctgggctgggggaggtgtccctgaccatggcaggggtggcactggggggaatttaaggtcccttcccacccaaaccgGTCTGGGATTCCacaattgtgtgtgtgtgctggtgtcaggtggggctgcagggacagcagggatCTGGGGTGCCCTGGGATCGAGGGGAACAGCACAGAGGGTGCCCCAGATGGGGGGGCTGGCCATGAGGCCAGCGTGGGCTCCCCCCAACCCGTCCATAAGTGAAGGGACCAGATGACAGAGGAATGCCCGGGGGGAGCTGGCAGCCACCCGCTGTCCCCAGTGGCACCTCAGGGCTCAAACAAAGCCCCTGTTCAGGGGGCAGCCGAGCCCCCTCCTCTCcgtgccagctccctcagccccccccctcccgggTCCGGGGCAGCATAATCCCGGTGGGGAGAGCACATGAAATCAGATGGACAAGTTTTGATGTGAGGCAGCAGCTTAGGGTGGGCTCAGGTTTCCTTTAGGTTTTCTATATTTATCTCCGTGATTTAATGCCAGCGCCGGGGTTTAAATGGCACCGAGCAGTTGGCGTCGGGGAGAGGGAGCAGCCGTCCCCGAGCCACACACACCTCCCCGAGCCCCCCGAGCGCCCACCCCATGGAGCTCTTTGAGACCAACCCTTATTTTTTCCCGGACCAGAGGTTTTACGATGGGGAAAATTTCCTGGGCTCCCGGCTGCAGGGCTACGACCCAGCAGCGTTCCCCGAGCGTCACCCCGAGGTGTCCCTGTGTCCGGAGGGCAGGGTGGCTTTGGAAGAGAAGGACTCGACCCTGGCCGAGCATTGTCCCGGGCAGTGCCTGCCCTGGGCCTGCAAGGTTTGCAAGAGGAAAAGCGTTTCCATGGACCGGCGCCGGGCGGCCACGCTGCGGGAGAAGCGGAGGCTGAAGAAGGTGAACGAAGCCTTCGAGGCGCTGAAGCGCAGCACCCTGCTCAACCCCAACCAGCGCCTCCCCAAGGTGGAAATCCTGCGCAGCGCCATCCAGTACATCGAGAGGCTCCAGAgcctgctcagcaccctcaaccagcaggagagggagcagagggagctgcGCTTCcgtcccccagccccccagccccccgtGAGTCGCCGGGGGTGGCCCCAAAGCTGGGATGGGgaccggggagggggggaggggctTTGGGGTGGCAATCCACGGGTGGGATGTCCTACAGGGACGTGCTACGGGAGTGACACTTCGTGTGGGTGATGCTCTATGGGGGTGACATGCTGTAGGGGTGATGTCCTATGGGGTTGATGTCCTGTGGAAGGGGGTGACACTCTGTGGGGGTGATGTTTGGGGGGCTGATGTTCTATGGGGCTGTGACACTCTGTGGTGGTGACATTTTATGAGGGTGACACACTATAATGGTGATGTCCTATGGGGTTGATGTCCTGCGGGGTTGTGGCACTCTGTGGGGGTGATGTTCTATGGGGATGACATTTTAGGAGGGGTGATGCCTTGTGGGGGTGACAGGCCATGGGGAGTGATGTCCCATGAGGTGATGTCCCCTGGGGCATGGCAGTCTCATGGTGGTGGTGCCATAAGGGTGACAGTTTATGGTGATGCTCTATAGGGTGACTATGAGGGTGACATTCTATGGAGGTGACACTTTAAGGGGGTGATGTCCTGTGGCAGTGACATTGTTGGGGGTGAGACCCTATGAGGGGGACACTTTATGAGGGGTGAAGTCCTGTGTGGGTGACACTCTAGGGGGGTGTCATTCTATGGGGGTGATATTCTAGGGGGAGAAAACTATGGGTGTGTTGCTCTATGGGGGTGACACACTATGGGGGTGACACACTATGAGGTGACACACTATGGGGGTGACACTCTATGGGGGTGACACACTATGGGGGTGATGCTCTGGGGGGTTGATCCTAGGTGGAGGAAGCTCTGGGGCACTGGGTCCTGCTGGTGGGAGGGGgactcccagccctggggcccAGGCagatggtgctgctggggggtggtAGATGTGTCCTGTACAGGGCAGCCATGGGCCTGTCCCAGAAGGGCTCTCAGAGCCTTGGCTAAGGGGCCAGTGGCCACCCTGCCCTATAGAGGCACCCACGTGGATGTGGTGGGGGCTGCACGGCCACGTGTGCCTGGGCTTGAGAGGGGTGACAAAGGCAGAGCCATGATAACCCCCTCCTAAAGTTAACTAAAGTTAAATTTGCAAAGGTAAGGTAAAATGAACCAAACAAAATGTGAACCAgaatcaacacccccagctcacaggcacacacacacatctgggGTTCTCCCTACAAAGGGGTGATACACACAGGGGTAGGTGTATGTGTGGGTCCTGATGAGCCTGAGGATGTAGATGTAGGAGATACAGATGGTGAGGATGTGGATGTGGATATGGAAAGATGTTgtaaaagacagagaaaagtgAGATTCACTGaaaatcccagaatcccagaattgtcatggttggaaaagacctctaaggtcacTGAGCCCAACCATCACCCCAGAACCCCCCCATGCCCACTAGAATATTCATTTCCTTTCAGCATAAGGGATTGAAGGACCAGGCACCTGGGTAACTCAACACAGAGCTGAATAAAGGACTGAAAAAGCTTTTAGCATTCACCCTGTCTACTCCTGGGACTTCCTGGTTTAAATGTGACGGGGTTGATTCAGGTGGATTTGTTGGCTGTCCCTACAAATGTTCCCCAAACCATGCAGACAAATTCCATGGCattgctgctctgagctggccCTTCTTCCAGGGGTTCACATATAGAATGAAAAAACACaatattttgggggaaaaaaatcatatccATAAGAATTTACTAttttagtgggaaaaaaatccaagtgttaattaattaatctgtGCTGCTGTGACCTGGGAGACCCAATGCACCATTTCTAGGCTGCTACAAGTAGTTTGGGGCCTTGGAGTTGCTCCTAGAAATCAAAATTTGGGTTCAACCCAGGCTGGCATCTGCTGCTTGATAGACACACACCCCTAATTCCCTTAAATTCAGAGGTTTGCTGAGTAACATCCTCAGTTTTCAGGCTGCCACATTTCTCTGAAATAGTCATTCAGCCCTAAATCCACAAATCCAACTGCTGTAAGATCTTCCCCAGGAATCCCCTCAGGATGGACTGAGGGGGTCCAGACCCTGTGTCAGTTTTTATGAGCCTGATTAGGTgattttcagcacaaatcctgGTTTGCCCGAGGACACTGGTCTGTGTCTAAGCTTTTTCTTCTAGTCCCTGGGTAGAGAGACACTTTTTTACCTGCAGTGAGCAGATGGCCCCATTTCTCCTGGGTCCAGAACCTCCcaaaaagggatttttcagcCTTTATGGTTAACAAAACATCTGGCCCCGATGGGTCTGAGGACCCCAAAtgctctcagctcctccagctgttTGCAGATGGGGTGGGACAtgtccagctctgcagggacatTGTTCTGTGGAGGTTTTGGGGTGCCTGGTGGGGTTTggttgggctggaggaggtgagagccAGGCTCAGCATCCCGGGTCCTTGCAGGTGCCCAGTGAGTGTGGGTccagcagctcatcctgcagcCCTGACTGGAGCAGCCAGCTGGAGTTTGGCACCAACCCCACAGGTAAGGACCTGCCCACCTCAGCCCGGGGTCCCACAGCCTCGCTGGGCTCTGGGAGGGGGACACAGAGAGCAGTGGGGGACCCCAATGACCTGCATTGCTGAGCAGAACCCCAAGCAGAGGACAGAAGGagccttcccctctctccccagccctctgctgCAGAGTTGAGCTCCCCCAGGTTCCAAAACCCTCCAGCACATCCTTGGCCACTCACTCAGGGATTTCAGGCTTCCCCACTGCCCGAGTTCCCTGCTCGTGGAGCTGAGAAACCCAACTGCAGCCCCCCCCAGAGCCCTTTTGGCTTGGTCCCCATCGAGATGTCATCTGTCACTGTCCCTTGGATGGCTTTGCTGGTGCTGAGCCTGGCTGAGCATCTCTGCCCTGAGCTCCTGTCCCTCCCCACTgccctctgcagctgctgatttctttcctttattgCAGTTATCCCTCTCTCCCCGTCTCTCCCCCCCCGCACCAATCCACCTGTTTTGTTGCTCAGAAGCAAGAAACTTAAATCTCATTTTCCAAatgggaatttaaaaaaaaacaaaaaaccacaaactgaAAAAGTGGCCAAAAGTTTTACTCCCTCTTGCCAGGGGAAGGTCTGATCCCCCTCCTccagggtgggagctgggagtgGTCCccaggtcacagaatcacagaatggctgagcTTGGGAGGGACTTTAGAGCTCATCCCCTCCAACCccccatgcccaggg belongs to Calypte anna isolate BGI_N300 chromosome 26, bCalAnn1_v1.p, whole genome shotgun sequence and includes:
- the MYOG gene encoding myogenin encodes the protein MELFETNPYFFPDQRFYDGENFLGSRLQGYDPAAFPERHPEVSLCPEGRVALEEKDSTLAEHCPGQCLPWACKVCKRKSVSMDRRRAATLREKRRLKKVNEAFEALKRSTLLNPNQRLPKVEILRSAIQYIERLQSLLSTLNQQEREQRELRFRPPAPQPPVPSECGSSSSSCSPDWSSQLEFGTNPTDQLLAEEAAEDRNLHSLSSIVESIAVEDVAVTFPEERVQN